In a single window of the Rhodoferax saidenbachensis genome:
- a CDS encoding TRAP transporter substrate-binding protein, with amino-acid sequence MHSFFFTTARKACSLALLCALVAAVSSPVQAQTEPSQKLRIVGGLAGINQYVNNEEPFWTKELARLSNGKYTAEIVPFDRAGVPGGDMLRMIQLGVIPFGTVLMSSLSAQYPEYTAPDLAGLNPNMASLRKSVAAYRPYLEKSLRERHGIEMLAIYVYPAQVVFCKRPLSSLADLANRRTRVASATQSDFVSALGGVPVLIPLAQLMPNMASGNTECAITGTMTGNTLGLHEVTTHIHPLPVSWGMAIFGANATAWNGLVPDLKAVLARELPKLETAIWTESERETAMGMRCNKGDASCTGGRKGHMVELPLPVQDERRRQDILASQVLPRWVQRCNTKCADVWNQTIGPVRGVMASATPPAPK; translated from the coding sequence ATGCACAGCTTCTTCTTTACCACCGCTCGCAAGGCTTGCTCTTTGGCGCTGCTGTGTGCGTTGGTAGCTGCTGTGTCCAGCCCTGTACAGGCACAGACAGAGCCATCGCAAAAGCTGCGCATTGTGGGCGGCCTGGCGGGCATCAACCAATACGTCAACAATGAAGAGCCTTTTTGGACCAAAGAGCTGGCACGGCTGAGTAACGGCAAATACACCGCAGAAATCGTTCCTTTTGACCGGGCCGGTGTGCCAGGTGGAGACATGCTGCGCATGATCCAGTTGGGGGTGATTCCCTTTGGCACCGTGCTGATGAGTTCCTTGTCGGCGCAGTATCCTGAATACACCGCACCCGACCTTGCGGGGCTCAACCCCAACATGGCCAGTCTGCGCAAAAGCGTGGCGGCCTACCGCCCCTACCTTGAAAAATCACTGCGTGAACGTCACGGCATCGAGATGCTGGCGATCTATGTGTACCCCGCCCAAGTAGTGTTCTGCAAACGCCCGCTGTCCAGCCTGGCCGATCTGGCGAACCGGCGCACACGCGTCGCTTCTGCCACGCAATCGGATTTCGTCAGCGCGCTGGGCGGTGTACCGGTGCTGATACCGTTGGCACAGCTCATGCCGAACATGGCCTCCGGAAATACCGAGTGCGCCATCACAGGCACCATGACCGGCAATACTCTGGGGCTACACGAAGTGACCACCCATATCCATCCCTTGCCTGTCAGTTGGGGCATGGCTATTTTTGGTGCCAATGCCACCGCTTGGAACGGACTCGTACCGGACCTGAAAGCCGTGTTGGCGCGCGAACTGCCCAAACTGGAGACCGCCATCTGGACCGAGAGCGAACGTGAAACTGCCATGGGCATGCGCTGCAACAAGGGCGATGCCAGTTGCACAGGCGGACGCAAGGGCCACATGGTGGAACTGCCCCTGCCCGTCCAGGACGAACGCAGGCGCCAGGATATTCTTGCGTCCCAGGTGCTTCCGCGCTGGGTCCAACGCTGCAACACCAAATGTGCGGACGTCTGGAACCAGACCATAGGCCCGGTGCGTGGGGTGATGGCAAGCGCCACTCCACCGGCGCCCAAATGA
- a CDS encoding tyrosine-type recombinase/integrase: protein MRGPINKLTDTKIEAKLKEAQKAIKLGLGKPILLGDGGGLTLQITKTGTASWLHRYMRLGKPMAIGLGPYPTVSLKVARTKAEACRQQIAAGDDPITAKRAAETATRLAASKGKTFDECAAEYIADHRDEWKNPKHIQQWENTLSTYASPIIGDRPISSISTADLKRILNSIWKTKHETATRVRGRIEAVIDWATAHELRSGDNPARWKGHLEHLLAKSTAETRADKHHPALPHAEMPKFLQELAQQEGMARWALEFLILTATRTSEVTGATIAEIDTDKKIWVIPKERMKAGKEHRIPLVEKALAILKEVLPFSNGTYLFPGGKADKPLSNMAMAMLLRRMGYETVTVHGFRSTFRDFASELTTHDFRTAEEALAHKLRDKVAAAYARSDLYDKRLALMVDWERYCYTGQVAGKAASKSGKRR from the coding sequence TTGCGCGGGCCAATCAACAAACTCACCGACACAAAGATCGAGGCAAAACTCAAAGAGGCGCAGAAGGCCATCAAGTTAGGACTTGGAAAGCCGATTCTGCTGGGTGACGGCGGGGGCCTGACCCTGCAGATCACTAAAACTGGGACCGCCTCGTGGTTACACCGTTACATGCGACTGGGCAAGCCCATGGCCATTGGACTTGGTCCATACCCCACAGTCAGTCTCAAAGTGGCTCGCACCAAGGCCGAAGCATGCCGACAACAGATCGCTGCCGGCGATGATCCAATCACGGCGAAGCGCGCTGCAGAAACAGCAACTCGCTTGGCTGCCTCGAAGGGCAAGACATTTGACGAATGCGCGGCCGAATACATCGCCGACCACCGAGACGAGTGGAAAAACCCCAAGCACATTCAGCAATGGGAAAACACACTCTCCACATATGCGTCGCCCATCATCGGCGACCGACCGATCTCCAGCATCAGCACCGCAGATCTCAAACGAATACTGAATAGCATTTGGAAGACCAAGCACGAGACTGCCACGCGCGTGCGTGGCCGCATTGAGGCGGTCATTGATTGGGCAACGGCGCATGAGTTGAGAAGCGGCGACAACCCTGCCCGCTGGAAAGGCCATCTTGAACACCTGTTGGCCAAATCCACCGCTGAAACCCGCGCCGACAAGCACCACCCCGCCTTGCCGCATGCGGAAATGCCCAAATTTCTCCAAGAACTGGCGCAACAAGAAGGCATGGCTCGCTGGGCGCTGGAGTTCCTTATCCTCACTGCCACGCGCACCTCAGAAGTCACAGGGGCGACCATTGCAGAGATCGATACTGACAAGAAGATATGGGTAATTCCCAAAGAGCGCATGAAGGCGGGCAAAGAGCACCGGATTCCACTTGTGGAAAAAGCTCTCGCAATTCTTAAAGAAGTGCTGCCGTTTTCCAACGGTACGTATCTTTTTCCTGGCGGCAAGGCGGACAAGCCACTATCGAATATGGCCATGGCCATGCTGCTACGCAGAATGGGCTATGAGACTGTGACAGTGCATGGTTTCAGAAGCACGTTTAGGGACTTCGCGTCAGAACTGACCACGCATGATTTCCGTACCGCTGAAGAAGCATTAGCCCACAAGCTGCGAGACAAGGTCGCTGCAGCTTATGCCCGCAGCGATTTGTATGACAAGCGCTTGGCGCTCATGGTTGATTGGGAACGCTATTGCTACACGGGTCAGGTGGCTGGAAAAGCAGCCTCAAAATCCGGAAAACGAAGATGA
- a CDS encoding wax ester/triacylglycerol synthase family O-acyltransferase: MRTLSLLDLGFFIAETQASPKHVGGLLICKRPPKSSATFAKSIYRDFLTHTEVKAPFNRVIHFSLSALPQWKAAKTVDLTQHVFYHQLPAGSNDRAALYQFVADLHAPMLDRSRPLWAIHVIDGLENGRFALYQKMHHAYADGVTMARWTAEGLTSTPDDTTLTPIWTQSHAGHGAHAQKRKQEIFQTLWKELTSNGRRVLGLGRLTAMLALESFTLTKNAIALPFVSSAKTPLTGQVTAGRQFATAAVSMERVNRVRQRTRSTLNHVALTCLDGALRHYLDDQGVHLKRPITIQMPVNLRQEGEKTAGNKIGIIQVELSPPTDDPYVRLRNIGFSLRGVRTLVDRVAPEAIESYTIVSGLVAQIAEVLKLSNTLPPMGNTLVSNVPGPKEHLYIKGALMEEMHPISTLPPSNLLNITLFSYADQLFFGLIATEELPDLQRLSHYVSEAFRELEACVLDTPARP, encoded by the coding sequence ATGCGCACTCTTTCGCTTCTCGACCTGGGCTTTTTTATCGCAGAGACCCAGGCCAGCCCCAAGCACGTAGGGGGTTTGCTGATCTGCAAAAGGCCACCCAAGTCCAGCGCCACTTTCGCCAAGTCCATTTACCGGGACTTTCTGACCCACACCGAGGTCAAGGCACCGTTCAACCGGGTCATCCATTTTTCGCTGAGCGCGCTGCCGCAATGGAAAGCGGCCAAGACCGTGGACCTGACTCAGCATGTTTTCTACCACCAGTTGCCCGCTGGCAGCAACGATAGGGCCGCGCTCTACCAGTTTGTCGCCGACCTGCATGCCCCCATGCTGGACCGCTCGCGCCCGCTGTGGGCGATCCACGTGATTGATGGCCTGGAGAATGGCCGCTTTGCGCTGTACCAGAAGATGCACCATGCGTATGCCGACGGCGTGACCATGGCGCGCTGGACGGCCGAAGGGCTGACATCCACGCCAGACGACACGACGCTGACGCCCATCTGGACCCAATCGCATGCGGGCCATGGCGCACACGCACAAAAGCGCAAGCAAGAAATCTTCCAAACACTCTGGAAAGAGCTAACCAGTAACGGCCGCCGCGTGCTGGGCCTGGGGCGACTGACCGCCATGCTGGCGCTGGAAAGCTTCACGCTGACCAAAAATGCCATTGCCCTGCCTTTTGTGTCCAGCGCCAAGACGCCCCTCACCGGGCAGGTCACGGCGGGGCGGCAATTTGCCACAGCAGCCGTCTCCATGGAGCGCGTCAACCGCGTGCGTCAACGCACCCGCTCTACGCTGAACCACGTGGCCTTGACCTGTCTGGATGGCGCGCTGCGCCACTACCTGGATGACCAGGGCGTCCATCTGAAGCGCCCTATCACCATCCAGATGCCGGTCAACCTGCGCCAGGAAGGCGAGAAGACGGCAGGCAACAAGATCGGCATCATCCAGGTCGAGCTCTCTCCGCCTACCGACGACCCGTATGTGCGCCTGCGCAATATCGGGTTTTCCCTGCGCGGGGTGCGCACGCTGGTCGATCGGGTCGCCCCAGAGGCCATTGAGTCCTACACCATCGTGAGCGGACTGGTGGCGCAAATCGCCGAGGTGCTCAAGCTCAGCAACACCTTGCCGCCTATGGGCAACACGCTGGTCTCCAATGTGCCGGGGCCCAAGGAACACCTCTACATCAAGGGCGCCCTGATGGAAGAGATGCACCCCATCAGCACCCTGCCGCCCAGCAACCTGCTGAACATCACCTTGTTCAGCTATGCAGACCAGTTGTTCTTTGGCCTGATTGCCACCGAAGAGTTACCTGATTTGCAGCGCCTGAGCCACTATGTGAGTGAAGCCTTCCGCGAACTGGAAGCCTGCGTGTTGGACACCCCGGCCCGCCCATAG
- a CDS encoding helix-turn-helix transcriptional regulator, with protein sequence MIDSAPRQLPRTGTKKLKTAPTPISSAVARASLGQVAVASHTTVAGYPLDGVPKLIVIERVCDMLGLKRSAVHAKVATGELPAPIKFGTSRRAAARWLEHEIVAFVLGKAAARAEISPINPSKGSR encoded by the coding sequence ATGATCGATTCAGCACCACGCCAGCTACCACGGACCGGCACTAAAAAGCTCAAGACTGCCCCCACGCCGATCTCCTCTGCTGTTGCACGTGCATCACTGGGCCAGGTGGCCGTTGCTTCGCACACTACGGTTGCCGGCTACCCCTTAGACGGTGTACCAAAGCTCATCGTCATCGAGCGCGTCTGCGACATGCTTGGGCTCAAACGGTCGGCAGTGCATGCCAAGGTTGCGACAGGCGAGTTGCCGGCACCCATCAAATTCGGAACCAGCCGCAGAGCCGCGGCAAGGTGGTTGGAGCACGAGATCGTGGCATTCGTCTTGGGCAAGGCAGCGGCACGTGCAGAGATTTCGCCTATTAATCCCTCCAAAGGGAGCCGTTAA
- a CDS encoding ankyrin repeat domain-containing protein, whose translation MSKDLPPYPRFGECISTLAGALDINKTDSNVGRLAREGDFDWEKLDAVIGDLLINGSARVIGDAAREIISPWISTMRVEYTNLVLDVPLDALGRSDALPILIEEFFAPATASLLHRAGARIPGPDVRDLLGGKRSPITATLQWLDGILNAPVEQELFPESTGSDRVEQEKIRKWRNGVDIPSSQSIKLLCTRLAGHSARTSSAAFWLLISSALSRLERPWGGALGSLMLPYALGQAVDLKTVTSRLTALVQCKGNAWPELAEPGRKLWNDLMRTSQKRSGDQARTWHEIEALEAMARLCDPQGQTAYHYEWMKGRWNVLSGHYKEALPYYELAFNLASYRAGHQLKDLISEATCVAAFLEKRPFLKRLKHVGIALGLFRKPDSSDVLGEWEVDQFANQLPLRFPAQGRFIECEADLAMQPMPGMMFISTEEIASIKVDLKTPNRVRAVHFADGGVRRWPQLRLFAAFGMLDRVKVLLEAGASVDDLDSSGGSALLCALQNAMATGKREVLDLLLSQPHQTATLNATTQRKRLTPLMCAIDLGLPDVVEALLAQGADVEKRALTEDQSPLYYLVSQLFCKVNPARMFETVTAKLFEEPDSMQQDTLRRFGVGLTGTFGSDTSALSLHADVALATAEHLVSRHVAQHTVANLIEIAALLLKAGAKPNAVHQYPVPGRTPLMLAAESDLPELFDLMIRNGGEPVQPDAMGQNCLQIAQAFKSRKILDYMQRTTH comes from the coding sequence ATGAGCAAGGATTTGCCTCCATACCCAAGATTTGGCGAGTGCATTTCCACACTGGCTGGAGCGCTGGACATCAATAAGACTGACAGCAATGTTGGTCGCTTGGCACGCGAGGGCGACTTTGATTGGGAGAAACTGGACGCCGTTATCGGTGACCTTCTGATTAACGGCTCTGCGCGGGTTATTGGCGATGCCGCACGAGAAATCATCTCCCCTTGGATCTCCACGATGAGAGTTGAGTACACCAACTTGGTATTGGATGTTCCGCTCGATGCATTAGGCAGAAGTGATGCGCTACCGATCTTGATCGAAGAGTTCTTTGCGCCTGCTACGGCCAGCTTGCTGCATCGAGCCGGTGCTCGCATTCCCGGCCCAGATGTTCGCGATCTGCTTGGTGGGAAACGGTCACCTATCACGGCGACCCTCCAATGGCTCGATGGCATATTGAATGCGCCTGTAGAGCAGGAGCTTTTCCCGGAAAGCACCGGTTCAGATCGTGTCGAACAGGAGAAGATCAGAAAGTGGCGCAATGGAGTTGACATTCCGTCGTCGCAGAGCATCAAGCTCCTTTGCACCAGGTTAGCTGGGCATTCTGCGCGGACTTCCTCGGCTGCTTTTTGGCTTTTGATTTCTTCTGCGCTGTCAAGACTCGAACGCCCTTGGGGCGGAGCACTTGGTTCACTGATGCTTCCATATGCTTTGGGGCAGGCTGTAGACCTGAAGACTGTCACTTCACGTCTGACAGCATTAGTCCAGTGCAAGGGAAATGCTTGGCCTGAATTGGCAGAGCCCGGCAGAAAGCTTTGGAATGACCTCATGCGCACGTCACAAAAGCGAAGCGGCGATCAAGCCCGTACGTGGCATGAAATCGAGGCACTGGAAGCTATGGCCAGATTGTGTGATCCGCAGGGCCAAACGGCCTATCACTATGAGTGGATGAAGGGTCGTTGGAACGTGCTGTCTGGGCATTACAAGGAGGCACTTCCATACTACGAACTGGCTTTTAATCTGGCCAGCTATCGGGCGGGGCATCAATTAAAAGACCTGATTTCCGAAGCGACTTGTGTTGCAGCCTTCTTGGAAAAGAGGCCTTTTCTAAAACGACTCAAGCACGTGGGAATTGCACTAGGCCTATTCCGCAAGCCAGACTCGTCGGATGTTCTGGGGGAATGGGAGGTCGATCAGTTTGCAAACCAGTTGCCGCTGCGATTTCCCGCACAAGGACGCTTTATTGAATGCGAGGCCGATCTGGCTATGCAGCCGATGCCCGGAATGATGTTCATATCCACAGAAGAAATTGCCAGCATCAAGGTTGACCTCAAGACACCGAATCGTGTGCGAGCCGTGCATTTTGCTGACGGTGGCGTGCGACGCTGGCCGCAGCTACGGCTGTTTGCAGCTTTTGGCATGTTGGACCGTGTCAAGGTACTGCTGGAGGCCGGAGCCTCTGTTGATGACCTCGACAGTTCCGGAGGGTCAGCCTTGCTGTGCGCCTTGCAAAATGCGATGGCAACCGGCAAGCGTGAAGTGCTTGACCTGCTGTTGTCGCAGCCTCATCAAACTGCGACGCTCAATGCCACGACCCAAAGAAAGCGCCTGACACCGTTGATGTGCGCCATTGATCTCGGTTTGCCAGATGTTGTTGAGGCGCTCCTGGCGCAAGGGGCGGATGTTGAGAAACGGGCATTGACCGAGGATCAATCGCCGCTGTACTACTTGGTGTCCCAACTGTTCTGCAAGGTCAACCCCGCAAGGATGTTTGAAACGGTAACTGCGAAGCTATTTGAAGAGCCCGACAGCATGCAGCAAGACACTTTGCGGCGTTTCGGCGTTGGACTAACAGGCACCTTTGGCTCTGATACCTCTGCGCTGAGTTTGCACGCCGACGTAGCTTTGGCAACTGCAGAACATTTGGTGAGCAGGCATGTCGCACAGCACACAGTCGCCAATCTGATCGAGATTGCTGCATTGCTCCTGAAGGCGGGCGCTAAACCCAATGCAGTGCATCAGTATCCAGTTCCAGGACGTACCCCGCTCATGCTGGCAGCAGAGAGTGATCTTCCAGAGTTATTTGACTTGATGATCCGAAATGGTGGCGAGCCTGTTCAGCCGGATGCAATGGGGCAAAACTGTTTGCAGATTGCACAGGCGTTCAAGTCGCGAAAGATCTTGGATTACATGCAGCGCACTACACATTGA
- a CDS encoding AAA family ATPase yields the protein MSYIPHPKGGKAAKPASAAQTPANPDLSDSGSPVSRHIRERALSLSEILVLRLPPDIELLGRLILAGTLGLLYGMRGGGKSLLAMIIAYAIAGRKFVTPWGQGSGDAVCYLDGEMRIHGFQERLEQLHAFNTDEESKSAVREKLWIVSRHLIGDLVGTLDTEEGQKSIEAYFPPKMRFLIIDNLSAWTSGGGEDLHGWQAVKTWLIQLRLRGIAVLLIHHAGKGGGQRGTSAHEDLVDYSIEVSPMFLEDEPEATAFRVEHKKLRDQLPHLKSPYSFRIRTADGAMRFSAEAVILDSQKQLDLVVSLHEQGLKGKEIAKASGLSEATVSRRLKEHRESRPETPN from the coding sequence ATGTCCTACATCCCCCACCCCAAGGGTGGCAAAGCTGCCAAACCTGCAAGTGCTGCACAAACCCCTGCAAATCCCGATCTCTCGGATTCGGGTAGCCCAGTTTCCCGCCATATTCGTGAACGTGCTCTTTCTCTCTCCGAGATTCTCGTCTTGCGCCTTCCTCCGGACATTGAACTCCTGGGTCGCCTGATCCTGGCCGGCACACTAGGTCTTCTCTATGGCATGCGCGGCGGCGGCAAATCGCTGCTCGCAATGATCATCGCGTATGCCATCGCTGGCCGCAAGTTCGTCACACCCTGGGGGCAAGGCAGCGGTGACGCGGTGTGCTATCTCGACGGCGAGATGCGCATCCACGGCTTCCAAGAACGACTTGAGCAATTGCATGCCTTCAATACCGATGAAGAATCCAAGTCGGCCGTCCGCGAAAAGCTCTGGATCGTGAGTCGGCATTTGATCGGTGACCTCGTGGGCACGCTAGACACGGAGGAAGGGCAGAAATCCATCGAAGCCTACTTCCCGCCCAAAATGCGTTTTCTGATCATCGACAACCTTTCTGCGTGGACGAGCGGCGGGGGTGAAGACCTGCACGGGTGGCAGGCTGTCAAAACCTGGCTTATCCAACTACGGTTGCGCGGCATCGCCGTTCTTCTCATCCACCATGCCGGCAAAGGCGGAGGACAACGCGGAACGAGCGCTCACGAAGACTTGGTTGATTACTCGATTGAGGTGTCGCCCATGTTCCTGGAGGACGAACCAGAAGCCACGGCTTTCCGGGTGGAACACAAGAAGCTGCGCGACCAGCTTCCGCATTTGAAAAGTCCATATAGCTTTCGCATTCGGACCGCAGACGGTGCCATGCGCTTTTCCGCCGAGGCCGTCATCCTGGATTCGCAGAAGCAGCTCGACCTGGTCGTTTCGCTGCACGAACAGGGCTTGAAGGGCAAGGAGATCGCAAAAGCGTCGGGACTGAGCGAGGCCACGGTTTCGCGCAGGCTCAAGGAGCACCGCGAATCACGGCCGGAGACGCCGAACTAG
- a CDS encoding bifunctional diguanylate cyclase/phosphodiesterase has translation MLANRNRMVAGTVGLVGIFLLALTLAAAALLWTTRQTALADSEEQEVRFVSGAVAALNRSLLGVDVLLASMDSLLGLSGLVQEWIDEDNASRLIRGVTEQSLIVRYVALVDPNGRVVASSHASGSGLQVNLPDGFLSETMSQPVSTLTISAPVVSFASSERVLYLARYIKMADASKMLAVAQVEIPVLTSIVIQGVDISGLEVTLERADGQLLASVPNQERLLGTRLPPFTGIHQGATQATRMATRLTGAPGIVVTRPVLYQDMLISASIPEAAALDEWRTQRDFIISVSLVFTAMILAAAGFAIWYMQRLQHARLGIAHSKNTLDQALESMVSGFVLLNAEHQLVSWNQRFLEFYPWLASCVQPLLPFEAVLNASAMDQFPQLDEEQRRQWIQRHMTQLLNAQGTHEQALPSGKAIQITVRRTPEGGRVIVYQDVTVLREAMVEIEKLAFYDALTHLPNRRLLMDRLEHATASNARSGRYGALLFLDLDHFKVLNDSLGHDIGDLLLQQVAQRLKTCMRAEDTVARLGGDEFVVMLEDLSSRSVEAAAMARHIGEKILEALNQPYQLAAHKYHSTPSVGVTLFGATALSSADLLKQADIAMYEVKAHGRNDLCFFDPQMQATINARAQLERDLHAALKNNEFELYYQPQYTLQGQVVGAEVLIRWHHPERGMVSPIEFISVAEESELIMHIGQWVLRTACEQLAAWRTQPAASALQLSVNLSARQLQQREIVAQVLSILEETGAPTHLLKLELTESTVLVNVDESIAKMGQLKAQGVHFSVDDFGTGHSSLAYLTQLPLDQLKIDQSFVRNIGLKPTDGVIVQTIIGMARNLGLEVIAEGVETQLQQEFLAEHGCTLYQGYLFCKPVPLTAFTTLLAQTQQPDAITQ, from the coding sequence ATGCTGGCCAACCGGAACCGCATGGTTGCGGGTACCGTCGGACTGGTAGGGATCTTTCTGCTGGCGCTGACGCTGGCTGCGGCCGCCTTGCTCTGGACTACACGACAGACCGCCCTGGCCGACAGCGAGGAGCAGGAGGTACGTTTTGTCAGCGGCGCGGTGGCCGCACTCAATCGCAGTCTGCTCGGCGTGGATGTATTACTGGCCAGCATGGACAGCCTGCTTGGCCTTTCCGGTCTGGTGCAGGAATGGATTGATGAAGACAATGCGAGCCGCCTCATCCGCGGGGTGACCGAGCAAAGCCTCATCGTGCGTTATGTCGCATTGGTCGACCCCAACGGCCGTGTCGTGGCCTCGTCCCATGCCAGTGGCTCTGGACTGCAGGTCAATCTGCCCGATGGTTTCCTGTCTGAAACCATGTCGCAACCCGTCTCGACCTTGACGATCAGTGCACCGGTTGTCAGTTTCGCGAGTTCTGAAAGGGTGTTGTACCTGGCGCGTTATATCAAGATGGCCGATGCATCGAAAATGCTTGCCGTTGCGCAAGTCGAAATCCCCGTACTGACATCGATCGTGATACAGGGGGTAGACATCAGTGGCCTGGAGGTCACGCTGGAGCGCGCAGATGGACAGTTGCTCGCCAGTGTTCCCAATCAGGAGCGTCTGCTAGGCACCCGGCTGCCGCCGTTTACGGGTATCCACCAAGGGGCCACCCAGGCGACGCGCATGGCGACCCGGCTGACCGGTGCGCCGGGCATTGTCGTCACCCGCCCTGTTTTGTACCAGGACATGCTGATTTCGGCCAGTATTCCGGAAGCGGCAGCGCTCGATGAGTGGCGCACGCAACGTGATTTCATCATTAGCGTGTCGCTTGTATTTACCGCGATGATCCTGGCCGCTGCGGGTTTCGCGATCTGGTACATGCAACGCTTGCAACACGCCAGACTCGGCATTGCCCATTCCAAAAACACACTGGACCAGGCGCTGGAGTCCATGGTGAGCGGTTTTGTGCTGCTCAACGCAGAGCATCAACTGGTCAGCTGGAACCAGCGGTTCCTCGAGTTCTACCCTTGGCTGGCCTCCTGCGTACAGCCCCTGCTGCCGTTCGAAGCCGTACTGAATGCCTCTGCGATGGACCAGTTCCCGCAGCTCGACGAAGAACAGCGCCGGCAATGGATTCAGAGACACATGACCCAGTTGCTGAATGCCCAGGGCACCCACGAACAAGCGCTGCCCAGCGGAAAAGCGATACAAATCACCGTGCGGCGCACGCCAGAAGGCGGCCGGGTTATCGTTTACCAGGATGTGACCGTCTTGCGCGAAGCCATGGTGGAGATCGAGAAGCTGGCCTTCTACGACGCATTGACCCACCTGCCCAACCGCCGACTGCTGATGGATAGACTGGAGCACGCCACCGCCTCCAACGCGCGCAGCGGTCGTTACGGCGCACTGCTGTTTCTGGACCTGGACCACTTCAAGGTACTCAATGACAGCCTGGGGCACGACATCGGAGATCTGCTCCTGCAGCAGGTCGCGCAACGCCTGAAGACTTGCATGCGCGCGGAAGACACGGTAGCCCGGCTCGGTGGCGACGAATTTGTGGTCATGCTGGAAGATCTGTCCAGCCGCAGTGTGGAAGCCGCAGCCATGGCCCGCCATATCGGCGAGAAAATTCTGGAGGCACTGAACCAGCCCTACCAGCTTGCTGCGCACAAATACCACAGCACACCCAGCGTGGGTGTCACCCTGTTTGGAGCCACCGCCTTGTCTTCCGCGGACCTCCTGAAACAGGCGGACATCGCCATGTACGAGGTCAAGGCCCATGGCCGCAACGACCTCTGCTTCTTTGATCCACAGATGCAGGCCACCATCAATGCGCGGGCGCAATTGGAAAGGGATCTGCACGCGGCACTCAAAAACAATGAATTCGAGCTGTATTACCAGCCCCAATACACCCTGCAAGGCCAGGTGGTGGGCGCCGAAGTCCTGATCCGCTGGCACCATCCCGAACGGGGCATGGTTTCACCGATAGAGTTCATCAGCGTCGCAGAGGAAAGCGAACTCATCATGCACATTGGGCAATGGGTGCTGCGCACAGCATGCGAGCAACTGGCTGCCTGGCGCACGCAACCCGCGGCCAGTGCGCTGCAACTGTCGGTCAACCTGAGTGCCCGCCAATTGCAACAACGGGAAATCGTCGCGCAGGTTTTGTCCATCCTGGAAGAAACCGGCGCCCCAACGCATTTGCTCAAACTGGAACTGACCGAGTCCACCGTGTTGGTCAACGTAGACGAGAGCATTGCAAAGATGGGGCAACTCAAGGCACAGGGTGTGCATTTTTCGGTAGACGACTTCGGTACCGGCCATTCATCCCTGGCCTACCTCACACAGCTGCCGCTGGACCAACTCAAAATCGACCAGTCCTTTGTCCGCAACATTGGCCTGAAACCCACCGACGGCGTGATTGTCCAGACCATCATTGGCATGGCACGCAATCTGGGGCTGGAGGTGATTGCAGAAGGCGTGGAAACGCAGCTGCAGCAGGAATTCCTGGCCGAACATGGCTGTACCCTGTACCAGGGCTATTTGTTCTGCAAACCCGTGCCGCTGACTGCGTTCACAACGCTTCTGGCCCAAACGCAGCAGCCTGATGCAATCACTCAATAA